Proteins encoded in a region of the Streptomyces sp. PCS3-D2 genome:
- a CDS encoding DUF5682 family protein, with protein sequence MSTARQGPLLLGVRHHGPGSARAVRSALEAARPAAVLIEGPPEGDALLALAADPGMRPPVALLAHAADDPGRAAFWPLADFSPEWVAIRWAQESGVPVRFMDLPAAHALAAAEPDADHAEPDAVRLDPLAVLAETAGYDDAERWWEDVVEHRGSAGAGEEALGAFEALGEAMGALREAYGDGGHRRDLVREAYMRQRMRAARREFGDGYAVVCGAWHVPALRAKTTVAADKALLSGLPKVKVETTWVPWTHRRLARAGGYGAGITSPGWYAHLFSVRDRPIERWLTKVAGLLREEDRQVSSAHVIEAVRLAGALAAMRGRPLPGLTETLEAVRAVMCDGSDVPLALIGDRLVVGDVLGEVPDAAPVVPLQRDLTRRQRSLRLKAEARDRELELDLRKDTDAAKSRLLHRLRLLGIDWGTPTASRSSTGTFRETWRLRWEPELSVRVAEAGIWGTTVRAAATAKAEADAAGAGELAEITALAERCLLAGLAGALPAVLRALADRAALDTDVARLAKALPALARSLRYGDVRGTDATALGAVAAGLAERICVALPPACAAGLDADAAAELRDHVDGVHAAVGLLADTGDGLRERWSAVLRTLAERDTVPGVIRGRAARLLLDDGRLEAGETARLMGLALSPAASPADAAGWIEGFAGGSSGGGTLLVHDDRLLGLIDSWLVGVPERAFTDVLPLLRRTFGAYEPGVRRTLGELVRRGPASSARAARSTGDAPEGFAPDLDRERADAVTELVRMLLASPDGVAAV encoded by the coding sequence GTGAGCACCGCCCGCCAGGGCCCACTGCTCCTCGGCGTGCGCCACCACGGGCCGGGATCGGCCCGAGCCGTCCGCTCCGCCCTGGAGGCGGCCCGCCCGGCGGCCGTGCTGATCGAGGGGCCGCCCGAAGGGGACGCGCTGCTCGCACTGGCCGCCGACCCCGGCATGCGGCCTCCCGTGGCGCTGCTCGCGCACGCGGCGGACGACCCGGGCCGAGCCGCGTTCTGGCCGCTCGCCGACTTCTCCCCGGAGTGGGTGGCGATCCGCTGGGCGCAGGAGTCCGGCGTACCGGTCCGGTTCATGGACCTGCCCGCCGCGCATGCGCTGGCCGCCGCCGAGCCGGACGCGGACCACGCCGAGCCCGACGCGGTCCGGCTCGACCCCCTCGCGGTGCTCGCCGAGACCGCCGGGTACGACGACGCCGAGCGCTGGTGGGAGGACGTCGTCGAGCACCGGGGGAGCGCCGGTGCGGGGGAGGAGGCGCTCGGCGCGTTCGAGGCGCTGGGGGAGGCCATGGGGGCCCTGCGCGAGGCGTACGGCGACGGCGGCCACCGCCGCGACCTGGTGCGCGAGGCGTACATGAGGCAGCGGATGCGCGCCGCCCGCCGCGAGTTCGGTGACGGGTACGCCGTGGTGTGCGGAGCCTGGCACGTCCCGGCGCTGCGGGCGAAGACCACCGTGGCCGCCGACAAGGCGCTACTGAGCGGACTGCCGAAGGTCAAGGTGGAGACCACCTGGGTGCCGTGGACCCACCGCCGGCTCGCCCGGGCCGGCGGGTACGGAGCGGGGATCACCTCGCCCGGCTGGTACGCCCACCTGTTCTCCGTCCGTGACCGGCCCATCGAGCGATGGCTGACCAAGGTCGCCGGCCTGCTGCGCGAGGAGGACCGGCAGGTCTCCTCGGCGCACGTCATCGAGGCGGTCCGGCTGGCCGGGGCCCTGGCCGCGATGCGGGGCAGGCCCCTGCCCGGCCTGACGGAGACCCTGGAAGCCGTCCGGGCGGTGATGTGCGACGGCTCCGATGTACCGCTCGCCCTCATCGGGGACCGCCTCGTGGTCGGCGACGTGCTCGGCGAGGTGCCGGACGCGGCGCCCGTCGTACCGCTCCAGCGCGACCTGACGCGCCGGCAGCGGTCGCTGCGGCTCAAGGCGGAGGCGCGGGACCGCGAGCTGGAGCTCGACCTGCGCAAGGACACCGATGCCGCGAAGTCCCGGCTGCTGCACCGGCTGCGGCTGCTCGGCATCGACTGGGGCACCCCGACGGCCTCCCGCAGCAGCACCGGCACCTTCCGGGAGACCTGGCGGCTGCGCTGGGAGCCGGAGCTGTCCGTGCGGGTCGCCGAAGCCGGGATCTGGGGCACCACCGTCCGTGCGGCGGCCACGGCCAAGGCGGAGGCGGACGCCGCGGGCGCCGGGGAACTGGCCGAGATCACGGCGCTGGCCGAGCGGTGCCTGCTGGCCGGACTGGCCGGGGCCCTCCCGGCCGTACTGCGGGCCCTCGCCGACCGCGCCGCGCTGGACACGGACGTCGCCCGGCTCGCGAAGGCCTTGCCGGCACTGGCCCGTTCGCTGCGCTACGGCGACGTGCGGGGCACCGACGCGACGGCGCTCGGGGCGGTCGCGGCCGGCCTCGCCGAGCGGATATGCGTCGCGCTCCCCCCGGCCTGCGCGGCCGGCCTGGACGCTGACGCGGCGGCGGAGCTGCGCGACCACGTCGACGGGGTGCACGCGGCGGTCGGCCTGCTGGCGGACACCGGCGACGGGCTGCGGGAGCGCTGGTCCGCCGTGCTGCGGACGCTGGCCGAGCGGGACACCGTGCCGGGCGTCATCCGGGGCCGAGCGGCCCGGCTGCTTCTCGACGACGGGCGGCTGGAAGCCGGGGAGACGGCCCGGCTGATGGGGCTCGCCCTGTCCCCGGCCGCTTCGCCCGCCGACGCGGCGGGCTGGATCGAGGGCTTCGCGGGCGGGAGTTCGGGCGGCGGCACGCTGCTGGTCCACGACGACCGCCTGCTCGGCCTGATCGACAGCTGGCTGGTGGGCGTGCCGGAGCGCGCCTTCACCGATGTGCTCCCGTTGCTGAGGCGGACGTTCGGGGCGTACGAGCCGGGGGTGCGAAGGACCCTGGGTGAGCTGGTACGGCGCGGCCCGGCCTCCTCCGCGCGAGCGGCGCGGTCGACGGGCGACGCCCCCGAAGGCTTCGCCCCCGACCTGGACCGGGAGCGGGCGGACGCGGTGACGGAGCTGGTCCGGATGCTGCTCGCGTCTCCCGACGGGGTCGCGGCCGTCTGA
- a CDS encoding AAA family ATPase — MSKSENGIGTEALRPHAEDAFAHELKALADADDRPRPTRWKLSPRAVATYLLGGTLDDGTVITPKYVGPRRIVEVAVTTLATDRALLLLGVPGTAKTWVSEHLAAAVSGDSTLLVQGTAGTPEEAIRYGWNYARLLAHGPSREALVPSPVMRAMAQGMTARVEELTRIPADVQDTLITVLSEKTLPIPELGEEVQAVRGFNLIATANDRDRGVNELSSALRRRFNTVVLPLPATADAEVDIVARRVDQMGRSLDLPAGPEGLEEIRRVVTVFRELRDGVTDDGRTKVKSPSGTLSTAEAISVVTNGLALAAHFGDGVLRPSDVAAGILGAVVRDPAADKVVWQEYLEAVVRERDGWKDFYRACREVTA, encoded by the coding sequence ATGAGCAAGTCCGAGAACGGCATCGGCACCGAGGCGCTGCGACCGCACGCCGAAGACGCCTTCGCGCACGAACTGAAAGCCCTGGCGGACGCCGACGACAGGCCCCGCCCGACCCGCTGGAAGCTCTCCCCCCGGGCCGTCGCCACCTACCTGCTCGGCGGCACGCTCGACGACGGCACGGTGATCACACCCAAGTACGTGGGACCGCGCCGCATCGTCGAGGTCGCCGTCACCACCCTCGCCACCGACCGCGCCCTGCTGCTGCTCGGCGTTCCCGGCACCGCCAAGACCTGGGTGTCCGAACACCTCGCGGCCGCCGTCAGCGGGGACTCCACCCTCCTCGTCCAGGGCACCGCCGGCACCCCCGAGGAGGCCATCCGGTACGGCTGGAACTACGCCCGGCTCCTCGCCCACGGCCCCAGCCGCGAGGCGCTCGTCCCCAGCCCCGTCATGCGGGCCATGGCCCAGGGCATGACCGCCCGCGTCGAGGAGCTCACCCGCATCCCCGCCGACGTCCAGGACACCCTCATCACCGTCCTGTCCGAGAAGACGCTGCCGATACCGGAGCTCGGCGAAGAGGTCCAGGCCGTGCGCGGCTTCAACCTCATCGCCACCGCCAACGACCGCGACCGCGGGGTCAATGAGCTCTCCAGCGCCCTGCGCCGCCGCTTCAACACCGTCGTCCTGCCACTGCCCGCCACCGCCGACGCCGAGGTCGACATCGTGGCCCGGCGCGTCGACCAGATGGGCCGCTCCCTCGACCTGCCGGCCGGGCCCGAGGGACTGGAGGAGATCCGCCGCGTCGTCACCGTCTTCCGGGAGCTGCGCGACGGGGTCACCGACGACGGCCGGACGAAGGTCAAGTCGCCCAGCGGCACCCTCTCCACGGCAGAGGCCATCTCCGTCGTCACCAACGGCCTCGCCCTGGCCGCCCACTTCGGGGACGGCGTACTGCGCCCCTCCGACGTGGCCGCGGGGATCCTCGGCGCCGTCGTGCGGGATCCGGCGGCCGACAAGGTGGTCTGGCAGGAGTACCTGGAGGCCGTGGTCCGCGAGCGTGACGGCTGGAAGGACTTCTACCGGGCCTGCCGGGAGGTGACCGCGTGA
- a CDS encoding SWIM zinc finger family protein, whose amino-acid sequence MTEQGVRWTAEQVLALAPDDASRKAGGRLGGAGPWSQIGGSASGSVWGLCKGSGSNPYRTVVDLTGPAYMCSCPSRKFPCKHALGLLLLWSAEGVGEPGEAPDWAAQWLADRAARAARPAAGAARPVDEEGARRRAGRRAARVGAGVTELEQRLADLLRGGLAGQEQAGYGAWEETAARMVDAQAPGLAGRVRELATIPGCGPGWPARMLEEAALLHLLDRAWMGVTGLPDQLAATVRSRVGLPASGEGEAVRDRWLVLAQYDSVSPDGRLTTRRTWLRGLAGGRPALVLDFGPPGRLPALALPVGLVLEAEMRFRPGSAGLRADLGESRATAAPCPEVPAGVSTGAALEAYGAALRDDPWLESWPVVLGPVVPIPGELGWQLADAEGTSALPVPLTGAGSRSRGGLWQLAALSGGGPVTVFGECGHRGFTPLTAWQPDSPEPVALS is encoded by the coding sequence ATGACTGAGCAGGGGGTCCGCTGGACGGCGGAACAGGTACTGGCCCTGGCTCCTGACGATGCCTCACGCAAAGCGGGCGGCAGACTCGGTGGGGCAGGGCCGTGGTCACAGATCGGAGGTTCCGCTTCCGGTTCTGTGTGGGGGCTGTGCAAGGGCAGCGGCAGCAATCCGTACCGGACGGTCGTCGACCTGACCGGACCGGCCTACATGTGCTCCTGCCCAAGCCGGAAGTTCCCGTGCAAGCACGCGCTGGGACTGCTCCTGCTCTGGTCCGCCGAGGGGGTCGGCGAGCCCGGGGAAGCTCCGGACTGGGCCGCACAGTGGCTGGCGGACCGGGCGGCCCGGGCCGCGCGCCCGGCGGCCGGGGCGGCCCGACCGGTCGACGAGGAGGGGGCCCGGCGCAGGGCCGGCCGGCGGGCGGCGCGCGTCGGCGCGGGCGTGACCGAGCTGGAACAGCGGCTGGCCGATCTGCTGCGCGGCGGCCTCGCGGGCCAGGAGCAGGCCGGTTACGGGGCGTGGGAGGAGACCGCGGCCCGGATGGTGGACGCACAGGCACCCGGACTGGCGGGGCGCGTGAGGGAGTTGGCGACGATACCCGGTTGCGGCCCGGGCTGGCCCGCCCGGATGCTGGAGGAGGCGGCGCTGCTGCACCTGCTGGACCGGGCCTGGATGGGGGTGACGGGGCTTCCGGACCAGTTGGCGGCGACCGTGCGCAGCCGGGTGGGACTGCCGGCCTCCGGGGAGGGGGAGGCCGTACGGGACCGTTGGCTGGTGCTCGCACAGTACGACTCGGTGTCGCCGGACGGACGGCTCACCACCCGCCGGACATGGCTGCGCGGGCTGGCGGGCGGACGGCCCGCGCTGGTGCTGGACTTCGGGCCGCCCGGGCGGCTGCCTGCGCTGGCGCTGCCGGTGGGGCTGGTGCTGGAGGCGGAGATGCGCTTCCGGCCCGGGTCGGCGGGGCTGCGGGCGGACCTCGGAGAAAGCCGCGCGACGGCCGCACCGTGCCCGGAGGTTCCGGCCGGAGTGAGCACGGGGGCGGCTCTGGAGGCCTACGGGGCGGCGCTACGGGACGACCCGTGGTTGGAGTCCTGGCCTGTGGTGCTCGGGCCGGTGGTTCCGATACCGGGAGAGCTCGGCTGGCAGCTGGCGGACGCGGAGGGCACCTCCGCCCTGCCGGTGCCCCTCACCGGGGCGGGCAGCCGCTCCCGAGGGGGCCTGTGGCAGCTGGCCGCGTTGTCGGGCGGGGGCCCGGTGACGGTCTTCGGCGAGTGCGGACACCGCGGATTCACCCCTCTGACGGCCTGGCAGCCGGACTCGCCGGAGCCGGTCGCCCTGTCCTGA
- a CDS encoding DUF5691 domain-containing protein — translation MGEGDERYGEWQELVGAALLGTDRRRGGGPVGSPEALLDAAAVHAVRRRAGLRPAVARPRPEPAPHDLRPAPPEAAGRRLAHLLADRTGGGGGRRGAAPDLTELLPQWLAAAGRHGYRAPAALVPALLDAARARTDLRPQALALAGPRGLWLARMNPDWRFALRGGAGGGELPDVTDPSAVERLWEEGLFAERVALLGAVRAHDPAAAPRLLATTWASERAEDRLMFLDSLRVGLSLQDESFLEAALDDRSRNVRATAAELLSALPQSALAGRMAVRALACVGPEGVTPPTECDGGMLRDGVVKRPPAGRGERAWWLGQLVEAAPLSCWRERFGGMGPAETVALPVAAAEGWAEELHAAWCRAAVRQRDPEWSRALLGPASAPPAAGPGTASLAERAKLLETLPDGERAEWVAEFVRAHGLSEAFQLLGVCVVPWAGALGRAVVDALDTAREAGSYPWSFSGVMGLAERCLDPGEAGRLEALTAAAEEPPDATPGAAAYWAEAFQRLVATLRLRATMLSELAPA, via the coding sequence ATGGGCGAGGGTGACGAGAGGTACGGGGAGTGGCAGGAGCTGGTCGGTGCCGCGCTGCTGGGCACCGACCGGCGCCGGGGCGGGGGCCCGGTCGGCTCGCCGGAGGCGCTGCTGGACGCGGCGGCCGTGCACGCCGTCCGCCGCCGCGCCGGTCTGCGGCCGGCGGTGGCGCGGCCGCGGCCGGAGCCCGCGCCCCACGACCTCCGGCCGGCGCCGCCGGAGGCGGCGGGCCGCCGGCTCGCGCACCTGCTGGCGGACCGTACCGGCGGGGGTGGTGGGCGGCGCGGGGCGGCCCCGGATCTGACGGAGCTGCTCCCGCAGTGGCTGGCCGCGGCCGGCCGGCACGGCTACCGCGCGCCCGCCGCGCTCGTGCCGGCTCTGCTGGACGCGGCCCGGGCGCGCACGGACCTGCGCCCGCAGGCACTGGCTCTGGCCGGGCCGCGGGGACTGTGGCTGGCACGGATGAATCCGGACTGGCGGTTCGCCCTGCGTGGCGGGGCGGGCGGCGGCGAACTGCCGGACGTGACCGACCCGTCCGCGGTGGAACGGCTGTGGGAGGAGGGGCTGTTCGCCGAGCGGGTGGCACTGCTCGGTGCCGTACGCGCGCATGACCCGGCCGCCGCACCGCGGCTGCTGGCGACGACCTGGGCGAGCGAACGGGCCGAGGACCGGCTGATGTTCCTCGACTCGCTGAGGGTGGGGCTGTCCCTGCAGGACGAGTCCTTCCTGGAGGCGGCGCTGGACGATCGCAGCCGCAATGTCCGCGCGACGGCGGCCGAACTGCTGTCGGCGCTGCCGCAGTCGGCGCTGGCGGGCCGGATGGCCGTGCGCGCGCTGGCCTGCGTGGGACCCGAGGGGGTGACGCCGCCGACGGAGTGCGACGGGGGGATGCTCCGCGACGGGGTGGTCAAGCGGCCGCCCGCCGGCCGCGGGGAGCGGGCCTGGTGGCTCGGCCAGCTGGTCGAGGCCGCACCGCTGTCCTGCTGGCGGGAGCGGTTCGGGGGCATGGGCCCGGCGGAGACGGTGGCGCTGCCGGTGGCAGCGGCCGAGGGCTGGGCGGAGGAACTGCACGCGGCGTGGTGCCGGGCCGCGGTGCGCCAGCGCGACCCGGAATGGTCGCGCGCCCTGTTGGGTCCGGCGTCGGCGCCGCCCGCGGCAGGTCCGGGCACGGCCTCGCTCGCGGAGCGGGCCAAGCTGCTGGAGACCCTGCCCGACGGAGAACGGGCCGAGTGGGTCGCGGAGTTCGTCCGGGCGCACGGCCTGTCGGAGGCCTTCCAGCTGCTCGGCGTGTGCGTGGTGCCGTGGGCGGGAGCGCTGGGCCGGGCCGTCGTCGACGCGCTGGACACCGCCCGGGAAGCCGGCAGCTACCCGTGGAGCTTCAGCGGGGTGATGGGCCTGGCGGAGCGCTGCCTCGACCCCGGCGAGGCCGGCCGCCTGGAAGCCCTGACCGCCGCCGCGGAGGAGCCGCCGGACGCGACCCCGGGTGCGGCCGCGTACTGGGCCGAGGCCTTCCAGCGCCTGGTGGCCACACTTCGACTGCGCGCGACGATGCTGTCGGAACTCGCGCCGGCCTGA
- a CDS encoding cobalamin B12-binding domain-containing protein yields the protein MGVTGPIRVVVAKPGLDGHDRGAKVIARALRDAGMEVIYTGLHQTPEQIVDTAIQEDADAIGLSILSGAHNTLFARVLELLKERDAEDIQVFGGGIIPEDDIAPLKEKGVAEIFTPGATTTSIVEWVHAHVRR from the coding sequence ATGGGTGTGACCGGTCCGATCCGTGTGGTGGTGGCCAAGCCGGGTCTCGACGGCCACGACCGCGGGGCCAAGGTGATCGCGCGTGCGCTGCGGGACGCGGGCATGGAGGTCATCTACACGGGCCTCCACCAGACCCCGGAGCAGATCGTGGACACCGCGATCCAGGAGGACGCCGACGCGATCGGGCTCTCGATCCTCTCGGGTGCCCACAACACGCTCTTCGCGCGCGTGCTGGAACTCCTCAAGGAGCGCGACGCGGAGGACATCCAGGTCTTCGGTGGCGGCATCATCCCGGAGGACGACATCGCCCCGCTGAAGGAGAAGGGCGTGGCCGAGATCTTCACCCCGGGCGCGACGACGACCTCCATCGTGGAGTGGGTCCACGCCCACGTCCGTCGGTAG
- a CDS encoding triacylglycerol lipase, which translates to MGLSLPVPVPFSGAALRAGALEAVVLGGHLLLYPTGVCQEKVVRVPATTRPPVLLLHGFTDNRSVFVLLRRALGVGGLRHVEAYNYSPLTLDLRVTARHLARRVEELRERTGQERVDIVGHSLGGLVGRYYVQRLGGDTRVRTLITLGTPHSGTRVAPFMDAHPLVRQMRPGSEVLAELAAPSPGCATRCVAFWSEFDTLMTPVGSARIEHPDLHVENVQVMGIGHLALPAHPAVIAAVGRALDGPAPAVVTGPDAAFVA; encoded by the coding sequence ATGGGTCTGTCCTTACCCGTGCCCGTCCCCTTCTCCGGCGCCGCCCTGCGGGCGGGGGCCCTTGAGGCCGTTGTGCTCGGCGGGCATCTCCTGCTGTACCCCACCGGGGTGTGCCAGGAAAAGGTCGTCCGCGTCCCGGCCACGACACGCCCGCCGGTCCTGCTCCTCCACGGGTTCACCGACAACCGGTCCGTCTTCGTCCTGCTGCGCCGCGCCCTCGGGGTCGGCGGCCTACGGCACGTGGAGGCGTACAACTACTCGCCCCTCACCCTCGACCTGCGCGTCACCGCCCGCCACCTCGCCCGGCGTGTCGAGGAACTGCGCGAGCGCACGGGACAGGAGCGGGTGGACATCGTCGGGCACAGCCTGGGCGGGCTGGTCGGGCGCTACTACGTCCAGCGCCTCGGCGGCGACACGCGCGTACGCACCCTGATCACGCTCGGCACCCCGCATTCCGGCACCCGGGTGGCCCCCTTCATGGACGCGCATCCTCTGGTCCGGCAGATGCGCCCCGGCTCCGAGGTGCTGGCCGAGCTCGCGGCACCCTCGCCCGGCTGCGCGACCCGCTGCGTGGCGTTCTGGAGCGAGTTCGACACGCTGATGACCCCGGTCGGGAGCGCCCGGATCGAGCATCCCGACCTGCATGTGGAGAACGTGCAGGTCATGGGTATCGGCCACCTCGCCCTTCCGGCGCACCCGGCCGTCATCGCGGCGGTTGGCCGCGCCCTCGACGGCCCCGCCCCGGCGGTCGTGACCGGCCCGGACGCCGCTTTCGTCGCCTGA
- a CDS encoding M23 family metallopeptidase, whose amino-acid sequence MNDRPPSGQYPDAGYDGLSTTAFAGDSHYASYETQGQGVNYAAYGSYETGAYDTTAWTSQDPYLSTIPPQSAAGDTTGSWDASAWSTAGTAGDQSGYAAYPSASFGYDASGEQTGHWAMPGFGTTGTETGAYDATAWNTVAPAPTPAQPEATYAYAYQPVEQEYAYGTATLGTVGHVQEAGADAPDTPGAETVAEGYSETAVFEVLSDGAPEAAEAYELPEVHELHGVHDMPTQAMPVTSAPRAARRGAAKGAAKTGGGKAGGGKAGSSRRRTPAKRSALLTVAVPSACVMGVAGVAAASVGGLTSTDKPGEDTTTMAAPDPASVKPVAANTKLDTQLVALSADAGDFADRASRTQERIDLRERQEEEKKRKAEEAAAKEAARPKFAIPVGQHGLSASFGQAGGMWMSVHTGIDFPVSYGTPVMAATDGTVRTQYNSAYGNMAIVTAPDGTETWYCHLSSTKIRGGKVKAGDVIAYSGNSGNSTGPHLHFEVRPGGGSAIDPLAWLRSKGLDPR is encoded by the coding sequence GTGAACGACCGCCCCCCGTCGGGCCAGTACCCGGATGCCGGGTATGACGGCCTTTCCACCACCGCTTTCGCTGGTGACTCGCACTACGCTTCCTACGAAACGCAGGGCCAAGGAGTCAACTACGCCGCCTACGGCTCCTACGAGACCGGCGCGTACGACACCACCGCGTGGACCTCGCAGGACCCCTACCTGTCCACGATCCCGCCGCAGTCCGCCGCCGGGGACACCACCGGGAGCTGGGACGCGAGTGCCTGGTCCACCGCCGGGACGGCCGGGGACCAGTCCGGATACGCCGCCTACCCGTCTGCCTCCTTCGGCTACGACGCCTCGGGCGAGCAGACCGGCCACTGGGCGATGCCGGGCTTCGGCACCACCGGTACCGAGACCGGCGCCTACGACGCGACCGCCTGGAACACCGTCGCCCCGGCTCCGACTCCGGCGCAGCCCGAGGCCACATACGCGTACGCCTACCAGCCCGTGGAGCAGGAGTACGCGTACGGCACGGCCACGCTCGGCACCGTCGGCCACGTCCAGGAGGCCGGGGCCGACGCCCCCGACACCCCCGGCGCGGAGACCGTGGCCGAGGGGTACAGCGAGACCGCCGTCTTCGAAGTGCTCTCCGACGGGGCACCCGAGGCCGCCGAGGCGTACGAGCTGCCCGAGGTCCACGAACTGCACGGCGTGCACGACATGCCCACCCAGGCCATGCCGGTGACGTCCGCACCGCGCGCCGCGCGCCGCGGCGCCGCCAAGGGCGCCGCCAAGACCGGCGGCGGCAAGGCGGGCGGCGGCAAGGCGGGCAGCAGCCGCCGGCGCACCCCGGCGAAGCGTTCCGCCCTGCTGACTGTCGCCGTTCCGTCCGCCTGCGTGATGGGCGTCGCGGGCGTCGCGGCCGCCTCCGTCGGCGGACTCACCAGTACGGACAAGCCCGGCGAGGACACCACCACGATGGCCGCCCCCGACCCGGCCTCGGTCAAGCCGGTGGCGGCCAACACCAAGCTCGACACCCAACTGGTCGCGCTCAGCGCCGACGCGGGTGACTTCGCGGACCGTGCGAGCCGCACCCAGGAGCGCATCGACCTGCGCGAGCGCCAGGAAGAGGAGAAGAAGAGGAAGGCCGAGGAGGCGGCGGCCAAGGAGGCCGCCCGCCCCAAGTTCGCAATCCCCGTCGGGCAGCACGGCCTCAGCGCCAGCTTCGGCCAAGCCGGCGGCATGTGGATGTCGGTGCACACCGGAATCGACTTCCCGGTGTCCTACGGGACTCCGGTCATGGCGGCAACCGACGGCACCGTGCGCACGCAGTACAACAGCGCCTACGGGAACATGGCCATCGTCACCGCGCCCGACGGCACCGAGACCTGGTACTGCCACCTCAGCTCCACCAAGATCCGCGGCGGCAAGGTCAAGGCGGGCGACGTCATCGCCTATTCCGGCAACTCCGGCAACTCCACCGGCCCGCACCTGCACTTCGAGGTCCGGCCCGGCGGCGGCTCCGCGATCGACCCGCTGGCCTGGCTGCGCAGCAAGGGCCTGGACCCGAGGTAG